ACACCGGGAGTGACAGCGTTCATATTTGGATGTAATCTTACTTGACCCAAGAACATGTCATCTTGGGCAGCGTCATAAATAGAGATGTCTAACTCAGAGTGAGTTCCTAGGACATCGAAAGTAGCTTCGTGTTCCCATACAGGATTAATGGAACCTCTCTTTAAGTTTAATTGGTTATTACCCAATTTATCCAGCTGAGAAGAGGATTGTCTAGTGTATAAAGGTCTCTTAAGTTTTTCGTTGGTATTAAGCAACCCTTTGCTCCATTGGTTATTGGAGTTAGCAGCTGAAATAGAAGGATATTTGTTATCCAAGGATTCAGGACCATTGGAAATGAACTCAGAACTTTCAAACGTACAAACAACGTAAGGTTGCGATGCAGAAGGCGATCTTATCGAAAGATTCAAGGCTTCTGCAATAACAATCCTAAGTTTGCCCCTGGGTAGCTGTCCATTACTATTGTTAGAATCTGAACGAGATGATGTAGAAGATCCGTTGTCTGTGGTGCTGATTTCTGGTGCAGCAGCCATGCTAGGTTGAGCCGCATCAGAAGATTGCGCGTATTGCGGTGCTcgctgctgttgctgctgttgctgctgttgctgttgttgctcttgaatatttgaatccATAGAGGCCTTCATATGATCCAGAATGTTCTCCTGCTGCTGCCGATTCTGATTAAGACCGGTAGTTCCCATAGCGTAGGAATGCTCACTGAGAGCAGTGGTAGGTGTCGCAGTCGCCGAATGCGAGCCTATGCTTGGAAAGAACCCAGCACCTGCAGTTCCCGCACTCTTCGGACGAGGTACAGCAGCATTGTTGCCCTCATTCTGGGACTTGAAGAAGTTCATCATGGCGTTCGATGGCAACGTCAGATAATGTGAACTGAAGCTCGAAGTATTAATTACAAAAAGTGAACCTTCCTCACTTAATTAACGATCTGCGATAACTAGCGTGGACCTTGACTCAGACCTTGAGACCGGAATGGCGAATTGCAAGCACttaaaaccaaaaaaaaattattaATCCCCCCCGATAAATTGGATCGATTAATCCACTCTTATATTACTAAAATAAACCGATGAACCAGTAATAGAACGCTTCACGGGATTAAATAAAATGAGCTCGAATCAGAATACTTGGTCACTGATCTCACAAATATGAACCTTGCCTCAAGTTCTTATATTACACTCGATCGATTATCGATCCTTTTTTCGattaaaataaaagataATCCTTTGAAAGCACCGATAGAAAATCAATATATACCACCAGAAACCTTACACGCCTCCGATCTTCACAAAGACTCTCTAGCGTAGCTTCAAAAACACCCTGTGCAGAAATATACCCGTTTCACTTGCAGAAGTATAACTACAGCACAAACGAAAAGCCGCTTCCttgttttctgtttcctATTTCCTATTCAAGTTTCCATTCCTCATTTCTTATTCTTcgtttctttattttcagcatcttgtttctttattccATTCGAAACTCACTTTTCTCGATTTCCTTTCCTTTTTCCGAATTTCAAGTAGTGAACTGCGAGATTGCAAGAGCTGACGTCTTCGGGTTTGTTTAGATAAGAGGAAAAGGAAGGGcaggaaaaagaaataggCCGGTTGCCATCCTCGAGAATAGACGTACGGGTAAGATATGTATTATATTACAAAACGAAGATATTAGTTATTGGTATGCAGTTGATGAGCAGTTGAGATTTGCGATTTATCGAGATGTAGCTCTCTTTGCTCGAGTCATCGAAGAAGAGGCTTGATTTATTGACAACGACTACGTCGTTGTCACCAAGGTCAATGCCATCTATTGCGGTTACTGTGTAGGTATGTATGCTTGTATCGTCTTTGGGTTTACAGTTTTGCTTGTTCAAGACATCATATAGATCGAATTTCGAGTTAGGGTCCTGCACTTCAATAGAGTTCGGGTGCCATGTAAAATCGAGGAAAGCGATCTTGATACCGTAGATTGATTGGAACCGGTACATTCGAGCGTCAGAAGACCATTGGTGTGTCGATATCAGTGTTGAGTCCGGGTCTCTGCTTCCTATGGTTCCTTCGAATGCTTTTGTCAATGGGACCAGACAAATTTTCTGTTGGGAGAAAGACCAATGAGAGTATAGTTCTGGTGTTAGCTCGAAAGGTATGTATCCTTTGTTCCATGCAGGTTGTTCCAAGGTAGCCTGATATCTGAAATCTATTTCAAACAGTTTTGGATCGGATAGCACGTCGGAATCTTGGAAACCTTGTCTATTCGATTGTCTCTTGGTGTACGCCAGTTCAGGAGAAATACATTGGCCAtctagtttcttcttagcATGGTTAATTCTCCTGTTAGGAGATTTGGTCCTTCTCATCCAGTTTTTCGCCTTTAGCAAATGGAACTGGTACATTTCTGTAGTAACATGAGGTGGGTCTGCTTCCCTCCTGTATGATTCGTAACGTCTCTTTAAACCCACATCGATCCAGAATGGATGCGCTTCTGTACTGAAAATATGATTCCATAGCGTTGTATGCAATTCGTTATCCTCATCGAACAATAAATACAGATACTTCAACGTCTCCCCTAGGACAAATGATTCCATTCGGTCTTGAACTTCTCCAGTAGTCACATCCTGTAGCCCCGCAAATCCACACCTAGTCTTGAAGCGATGCTGTAGATCTTTTAGAATTCGAATACCGatattcaaataataaacGTCTTTAGTGGCTCTGTAAAGGTAATACGTCGATTCAATGAACTCCGGTCTCAATGGATACCATTCTAAATCTATCGACAATGAGGGTGAGTCTAATTCTTCGGTGGTCGGTGGCGATTGCACAAAGTTCCATCTTTCTGGGATACCACCGTATGTAGACCATAGTTTGGAAAACATTATGTGTTTCTTCCTTGCATCTTCCAGCCTTCCATCTAAAGTCAGTAGACCAGGAAAGAAAGCACTTAACGAATCTATCCAAAGAACGACAGTTTTACCATGAGATACTCCAACGTTACTGTAGAACCAATCTGTCTTTGAGTAAGAGTTAAGGGCGGATATTGCAGTTTCCCACACACTATAGAGCCACGAATCATCGAATAAGATGGAACCCTTAAGAGCAGTTTCGTAAAATGAATCAATCGATGCACCAATACCTGTAACCTCGTTGTATATCGTGGTATCGTATGGACTGAACGACATTGGAACGAGATTCAATTCTGATCTAAGATCCCAGGTTCTGTTGAATGAAAATTCAGAGACTTCGCGGTAAGTATCATTCAACGTCAACATCGAAAGCAGCCTGAATTCAAACAATGGAGATGCTGTCGCAGCAGCATTATTCTCCTCAATAAGTTTGGGATCAATCCGAGTACCGTAACGGAGATTTATCCTGGGTACAGGTAAACCTGTGGGAGATAGGTATGCCATAAGCAACTTATCACCTAGGGCAATACATCTTCGTAGCAAAAATCCATCATAGTTATCTTTACCCAAGTAAACCTTGGTGCGTGGGTCTGTTGCATATATATGCGCAGACATCATCCCACCGAGTAATCGAATTGTAGTTTCAAACAATTGCACCGTAGAgtcaatatcaaaagtttcGGGCACCGTTTTATGAAATAAATTGATTGCATCAGCGAATCCCTTCTTATCGCCCAATACAGCGAGTGTCGTAAATGAATCGACTAAAGTGGTCGTGAAATTACCCAAGACATCGTTGGTATTGGTATCGTAAGGATCATCGAATCTCCGTTTCATAGGAACGCACGCGATGGGTAGTACCTCATCATACGGGTATCCATATTCTAAATAAGAATTGAATCCATGATAGAATAACTCCTTGACTTGGTCCTTATATTGGTTCAATTCGTTCTTGGTGAAAGAGTACGGCTCGGCTTTAAAACAGTCAACAGTTCTTACCAGAATGACCCATATGAAAAACCATAAAGAAATGAGATTCAGTTCCATAACATGTATGCTCAAATTGTTACCAATTGGGCAATACAGTATTAGAATCTAAACAACTTGAAAACCTCGCTTGAAGGTATATATGGGTCCTTCGGCTCATAATCATCGACTGGAAACATTCAGAGATCTTCAAAAGGATGATATTTACATTTTCTAATCAATGCCAAATGCATACGCTAAGTACAATATAATGAACCCTGTTCGATTGTCATTTTGTAGTAATGTGGGACTGTTGTTCTACATCCTTACCCCTTGAAATGTGTCAAGAGTTTCAACACCCAGACATACATTCTATATTTTACAGAAATTTTAAACTTCCGAATATAGTGTTTATAGTCACGTTTTTTCCCTTCGCTGATATTCCGAAATGGAAAATAGACAGCTCAACACCGCCAGCCAATTATTCCTTCCAGGGAGCTTGCGGTTTGGGCTCCTGGGCCTCTGCGAAGCAGTTGCTAGGCAGAGGGTTCCAGCCTACTGCTAGGCTCGACAGTTTCCCATACCTCTACCTACCTTTCTCACCTACTGCTTCAGCCAACCCGCTGCTCTGGATTCTTGATTCCCCTCCACAGCACGGCACTCTGGGAATGAGGTCTAGGTTCAGGCCTCGGTGATTCTGTGTGTCTTTGAGTGTGTCTGCAATTTTGTAAAGATTTCGTTACTGGAAAAAAATCGAACTTagttgaaatattataGTTGAAGTTAGTTTTAATACAAGAATACATTATAGTCTTCATAGATAGTTATTGATACTTTGTTTTGAAGGATTGTAGCTCAGAAGAACAGTAACTCCACAGATAAGCAAAGATGGCTAGAGGACCGTATGTGATATGAACGAGAGGATGACAAACGAACGAAAGCTATTGGGAAAACACAGCTCAAGCAAAAGATATTGGAAATGGCAATCGAATGTGTGTTCAAATTATACCGGTGACATTAGAAGAACCTAAGTAATTACATGACATCCAAATAAGAACAGATTACTACCTGAAGTTGAACGGATTATAAGAGGCAGTTTGTTGAACTGGACTAACGTGTCAATTTCTAGTATGTTTATGGGAGATTGAATTCTGGAATTGATGTTAGATAGCAGACTTACAGTAACGAATATTAAAGTGATTAAGATAACATCATCATAACCTTCATGAACGCGAATCCATATCTGAATTGCAATAAGCTTTTCCCATGCTGCACACCTATGAAGCAACGATTTACTAACATTGTATTTTTTGTCActacaaaaaaattttAATAACAGAAAGAAGCATCTAAAGAGATTAGCAGCTCCACATCATTGGATGTTGGACAAGTTGTCCGGTTGTTACGCACCAAGACCATCTGCTGGTCCACACAAGTTGCGTGAATCCTTGCCATTGATCGTTTTCTTGAGAAACAGATTAAAGTATGCTTTGAACGGTCGTGAAGTCAAGGCCATCTTGATGCAACGTCATGTCAAGGTTGACGGTAAGGTCAGAACCGACACTACTTTCCCAGCTGGTTTCATGGATGTTATCACCTTGGAAGCTACCAACGAAAACTTCAGATTGGTCTACGATGTTAAGGGTAGATTCGCTGTCCACCGTAtcactgatgaagaagcttcCTACAAGTTGGCTAAGGTCAAGAAGGTTCAACTAGGTAAGAAGGGTATTCCATACGTCGTTACCCACGACGGTAGAACCATCAGATACCCAGACCCAAACATCAAGGTTAACGACACCGTTAAGGTTGATTTGGCTACTGGTACTATCACcgatttcatcaaattcgACACTGGTAAGTTGGTTTATGTTACCGGTGGTCGTAACTTGGGTAGAGTTGGTACCATCGTCCACAGAGAAAGACACGAAGGTGGTTTCGATTTGGTTCACATCAAGgattctttggaaaacacTTTCGTCACCAGATTGAACAACGTTTTCGTCATCGGTGAACCAGGTAGACCATGGATCTCCTTGCCAAAGGGTAAGGGTATCAAGTTGACCATCTCTGAAGAACGTGACCGTAGAAGAGCTCAACATGGTTTGTAAATTTTTCTGGTGCAACTAATGTGACCCATAATTTTTACATCAACTAtataaatatttcaatataacTGTTTGCGATAATCTTTAGATTAATCCACCTGTGTACATTTGTTATCAATATAATAACATCATATCATAATTCGCCGCAGTATTATGACTGGTTTAGTGAGATGATATATCCACGAAGAAGATCCTTTATTGATGTAACACCATAAATTCTACAGTCCGACTCATTGAATGAGTGGTTCACGATGTTTTGATCTTCATTTAAGTCGTTCAAGGCTTGCAAAACGAAGGGCTGGATAAAACTAACATACACGAAATCAACtttatcttcatcttcatcaacaatatcaACGGACTGTACAACGTTAGGAATCCTGTATTGATGTTCACTGCGGTGTGCTGTGTCGTCGCCTTCACATCCAAGATCGTCGGATGTGGTATATCCTTTGGAGAGTGttttatcatcaacaaatgGACATTGGCGATGTTCTTTACCCACGGCGTTCAACGTCAGAATCGGACCCAGGCCATTTAAATATGATTCGACTTGTATCGCTAACCTCGCAGGTAATTGAATATAGTTCCATGAATTTGAGAAGGGTGAAATAGTATACTCAGTGTCAGCTGTGAAAGGGCCTTTATATAAGTCGTACCTGATTGCACCAGTatttatcattattattcGGGAGGTTAACGATTCGTTGGCATCTGAATTTTCAGGCGCTAATCTAGGTAGCACTTTTTCGGTTAAAAGATGATAAATATTGTGCGGTGAGGAGAGGGGTTTATTGTACATGTAATAAGTGGAAGGTACATCACCATATTTGGTAGTtaagttcaaatattctCTTAAACGATCTAAACGCTGATTGACTTCGACGCCCTTTTCGGTGTCAAATTCCTTGGTGTTCCTGCTCTTTGAATGATGCAAGAAAGAATCTAAGTTGAAGTCAATGTATTTTCTTGACACAACAGGGGATTCCTTCGTAATGTCGTCAATTGATGCAAATCCTACAGTCTCACAGAATCTTCCACTTTGAAGAGCAGACGCCTTGTTGTCTAATTCTACAAAATCGCGGATATGAGTGTGAGCACCGAAGTATTGGATGACAGTGTTCGGATAAATATGCCTTAACTTTGCATGTAGATGGTTGATCTCGCGATTTTCTGGGTCACTAATAGGCATATGCCCAAAAACCAATAAAATGTCAACCTCTTCCCTGGAGTAGTTTCCAGTAACTTCATTGAACCAAGgttttttaatttctttggaaacCGGTGTTACTTGGGCTCTTTTGTTATACCTCTTGAAGTCGAATAGAAAGGATAATGCCAAGACTCTTAAACCGTGTTTCTCTGTTTTAAAGTAACGATACTTAGAGCCAAATGGCACAACTGatccatcttctttgatgaattccACATTGCTCGAAACATATTTATTGCTGAATTTGGGATTCATAACTGTTTCGTAATATTCCAAAACAGTATTGTCCTCAACGTATAATTCATGGTTTCCCAACGTCAATAAATCATAATCCAGTTCATTAAATATCTGAGTAGAGTTCAATCCATTTGGCTGGGTCGCATCACTGAACCCATTTCCATCGTGCTTGTCGCCTGTATCGATTATCAAGAGATCGTTGTCACGAACTACATTTCGCTTGAACTTATcaataaatgaaatgaGATCTCCCCATTTGGCATTATAATTGTCCTGGTTTAAATGAGAGCCTAACCAACCGTGAGTGTCCGTGGTGTGtaaaaaattcaattgtCCAATGTCTAAATCTCTAAGTTTATCAGTTTCACGTTCTACTGTGGATAAAACACTTTGTTGTGGAGTGAAAGGTAAAACGGCCCCTAACGTACAGGATAGAAAAAAGGGAAGGGCATAAACTGCCAATACTACAACACTCAGTAGTTCAATCATCGTCGGTGGAAGAACACACCTGTATATCCTCCAAAAAGAAGTAGTAAATTTCACGGTTCTTTGTTTGGCAATAAACTGCATAAAAGAGCTACCTTTCGTCCAGGGTACTCTGAGTTTGCTAAACATGGTTTCTGAAGACAATTTAGACCTTGGTTAATGTTCTTCCTGTTCACAAATcgtgaaaaaaaagtaagGGGAAATGTTCCAACTGGGGTTCGAACCCAGGACCTTTGCCGTGTGAAGGCAACGTGATAGCCACTACACTATTGGAACAGCTCTTAACAGAATTTTCACTGAGTagttatatatatgtaagaaataaaatcatTTTGGTACCTCAAATCTCTCGTTGGTAATGAATAAACTTAAGTTGGTTGATGTAAGTAGACTAAAATGTAACCATTCATCTATTCTTTCAGGGTTTTGTTCACATTATTTACCATCTACtaggaaaaaaattggGTATAGATACTTACGTATGTATTTCGAAGCAGCTTTCAGATTTTTGTCTTCAAAgttgttttcaatgttgATAATACTAATATAATCCTATTTAAAATTGTCGCTACTGGGTGACAGAAATATTGAATATAATAATCGGCACAATATCATCGTAACAACGCAGGCATTTCGATGCACCgaattgatgatttcataTGTGTTATTCATTTGAACAGACCCAAATTATCTGCAGCCGCATAAACTGTCGAGTTCATAAATATAGCCACGAACATATAAAGCTTTAAAAACGGTGCGTTTTGGTGCCAGTTTTTGAATTAAACGGACACAAATTGCAAAAACTCATACATCCtaacaaaaagaaaatgagtATTTTATTCATAACGTTAGATATGGCGACACATATCGTCACTTTGTGGATTCCATTGGTCTTAACACTGTCCACgatatttgaaataaatatcataTACAAAAGAACGATAAAGGGTTATTATGAGACTCAAGAATTCAGATACCAAGGCGAGAAGGTTATAGATaccgaagaagaattggcAAAATTTCATAAAGGAATGCATAGGGtattacaaaaaaatatatcgTTACATAGGTTTGGGTTGAAAAGATTACATTTATGTGAGTTTTGGTGTATTTATTGGATGTTGACATTCGCAATAAACGAGGAAATAGCACCATTCGTGCAGCATATTGGTATACCGAAAGTTATCATTAAGGTACTTAAATTTTTG
The genomic region above belongs to Kluyveromyces lactis strain NRRL Y-1140 chromosome B complete sequence and contains:
- a CDS encoding 40S ribosomal protein eS4 (highly similar to uniprot|P05753 Saccharomyces cerevisiae YJR145C RPS4A or to YHR203C uniprot|P05753 Saccharomyces cerevisiae YHR203C RPS4B), whose translation is MARGPKKHLKRLAAPHHWMLDKLSGCYAPRPSAGPHKLRESLPLIVFLRNRLKYALNGREVKAILMQRHVKVDGKVRTDTTFPAGFMDVITLEATNENFRLVYDVKGRFAVHRITDEEASYKLAKVKKVQLGKKGIPYVVTHDGRTIRYPDPNIKVNDTVKVDLATGTITDFIKFDTGKLVYVTGGRNLGRVGTIVHRERHEGGFDLVHIKDSLENTFVTRLNNVFVIGEPGRPWISLPKGKGIKLTISEERDRRRAQHGL
- the MNL1 gene encoding alpha-1,2-mannosidase MNL1 (similar to uniprot|P38888 Saccharomyces cerevisiae YHR204W MNL1 Alpha mannosidase-like protein of the endoplasmic reticulum required for degradation of glycoproteins but not for processing of N-linked oligosaccharides) — translated: MELNLISLWFFIWVILVRTVDCFKAEPYSFTKNELNQYKDQVKELFYHGFNSYLEYGYPYDEVLPIACVPMKRRFDDPYDTNTNDVLGNFTTTLVDSFTTLAVLGDKKGFADAINLFHKTVPETFDIDSTVQLFETTIRLLGGMMSAHIYATDPRTKVYLGKDNYDGFLLRRCIALGDKLLMAYLSPTGLPVPRINLRYGTRIDPKLIEENNAAATASPLFEFRLLSMLTLNDTYREVSEFSFNRTWDLRSELNLVPMSFSPYDTTIYNEVTGIGASIDSFYETALKGSILFDDSWLYSVWETAISALNSYSKTDWFYSNVGVSHGKTVVLWIDSLSAFFPGLLTLDGRLEDARKKHIMFSKLWSTYGGIPERWNFVQSPPTTEELDSPSLSIDLEWYPLRPEFIESTYYLYRATKDVYYLNIGIRILKDLQHRFKTRCGFAGLQDVTTGEVQDRMESFVLGETLKYLYLLFDEDNELHTTLWNHIFSTEAHPFWIDVGLKRRYESYRREADPPHVTTEMYQFHLLKAKNWMRRTKSPNRRINHAKKKLDGQCISPELAYTKRQSNRQGFQDSDVLSDPKLFEIDFRYQATLEQPAWNKGYIPFELTPELYSHWSFSQQKICLVPLTKAFEGTIGSRDPDSTLISTHQWSSDARMYRFQSIYGIKIAFLDFTWHPNSIEVQDPNSKFDLYDVLNKQNCKPKDDTSIHTYTVTAIDGIDLGDNDVVVVNKSSLFFDDSSKESYISINRKSQLLINCIPITNIFVL
- the SMN1 gene encoding Smn1p (similar to uniprot|P38887 Saccharomyces cerevisiae YHR202W), whose protein sequence is MFSKLRVPWTKGSSFMQFIAKQRTVKFTTSFWRIYRCVLPPTMIELLSVVVLAVYALPFFLSCTLGAVLPFTPQQSVLSTVERETDKLRDLDIGQLNFLHTTDTHGWLGSHLNQDNYNAKWGDLISFIDKFKRNVVRDNDLLIIDTGDKHDGNGFSDATQPNGLNSTQIFNELDYDLLTLGNHELYVEDNTVLEYYETVMNPKFSNKYVSSNVEFIKEDGSVVPFGSKYRYFKTEKHGLRVLALSFLFDFKRYNKRAQVTPVSKEIKKPWFNEVTGNYSREEVDILLVFGHMPISDPENREINHLHAKLRHIYPNTVIQYFGAHTHIRDFVELDNKASALQSGRFCETVGFASIDDITKESPVVSRKYIDFNLDSFLHHSKSRNTKEFDTEKGVEVNQRLDRLREYLNLTTKYGDVPSTYYMYNKPLSSPHNIYHLLTEKVLPRLAPENSDANESLTSRIIMINTGAIRYDLYKGPFTADTEYTISPFSNSWNYIQLPARLAIQVESYLNGLGPILTLNAVGKEHRQCPFVDDKTLSKGYTTSDDLGCEGDDTAHRSEHQYRIPNVVQSVDIVDEDEDKVDFVYVSFIQPFVLQALNDLNEDQNIVNHSFNESDCRIYGVTSIKDLLRGYIISLNQS